In a single window of the Azospirillum thiophilum genome:
- a CDS encoding cbb3-type cytochrome c oxidase subunit I codes for MKYESQKVAIYYFAAAMGLFGVQILVGLLAGVVYVLPNTLSELLPFNILRMIHTNALIVWLLIGFFGAAYYLIPEEAETELHSPKLALIQLGLFVFGALAAVVGYLFRIHEGREFLEQPTWIKAAIVVVALMFLYNVTLTVLKGRRTVITNILLVGMWGIAVFFLFSFYNPSNLSLDKMYWWYVVHLWVEGVWELVLASILAFLMIKMTGVDREVVEKWLYAIVGLALFSGILGTGHHYYWIGTPGYWQWIGSLFSTLEVAPFFTMVVFAFMMVWKSGRRHPNRAAMLWSLGCAVFAFFGAGLWGFLHTLAPINYYTHGTQVTAAHGHLAFYGAYAMINLAIITYAMPYLRGRQPYNQILNMWSFWLMSGGMAFMTFALTVAGVVQTHLQRVMGMDYMEVQAQIALFYWMRLGAGVTVAAGVLLYLYAIFGPAREERPASIPTSYQPAE; via the coding sequence ATGAAGTATGAATCGCAAAAAGTCGCCATCTATTACTTCGCGGCGGCCATGGGGCTGTTCGGGGTGCAGATCCTGGTTGGTCTTCTGGCTGGCGTCGTCTATGTGCTGCCCAACACGCTGTCGGAACTGTTGCCCTTTAACATCCTCCGGATGATCCATACCAACGCGCTGATCGTCTGGCTGCTGATCGGCTTCTTCGGCGCCGCCTATTACCTGATTCCAGAGGAGGCGGAGACCGAGTTGCACAGCCCGAAGCTGGCGCTGATCCAGCTCGGCCTGTTCGTCTTCGGCGCGCTGGCGGCCGTCGTCGGCTACCTCTTCCGCATCCATGAGGGGCGGGAGTTCCTGGAACAGCCGACCTGGATCAAGGCCGCGATCGTCGTCGTCGCGCTGATGTTCCTCTACAACGTCACGCTGACGGTGCTGAAGGGCCGCCGCACGGTCATCACCAACATCCTGCTGGTGGGCATGTGGGGCATCGCCGTCTTCTTCCTGTTCTCCTTCTACAACCCGTCCAACCTGTCGCTGGACAAGATGTACTGGTGGTACGTCGTCCATCTGTGGGTCGAAGGCGTGTGGGAACTGGTGCTGGCCTCCATCCTCGCCTTCCTGATGATCAAGATGACCGGCGTCGACCGCGAGGTCGTGGAGAAATGGCTGTACGCCATCGTCGGGCTGGCGCTGTTCAGCGGCATCCTCGGCACCGGCCATCATTATTACTGGATCGGCACCCCCGGCTACTGGCAGTGGATCGGCTCGCTGTTCTCCACGCTGGAAGTCGCTCCCTTCTTTACCATGGTCGTCTTCGCCTTCATGATGGTGTGGAAGAGCGGCCGGCGGCACCCGAACAGGGCGGCTATGCTATGGTCGTTGGGCTGCGCGGTCTTCGCCTTCTTCGGCGCCGGTCTGTGGGGTTTCCTGCACACGCTCGCCCCGATCAACTACTACACCCACGGCACCCAGGTGACTGCGGCGCACGGGCATCTCGCCTTCTACGGCGCCTACGCCATGATCAACCTCGCCATCATCACCTACGCCATGCCCTACCTGCGCGGCCGGCAGCCCTACAACCAGATCCTCAACATGTGGAGCTTCTGGCTGATGAGCGGCGGCATGGCCTTCATGACCTTCGCCCTGACGGTCGCCGGCGTGGTGCAGACCCATCTGCAGCGGGTCATGGGCATGGACTACATGGAGGTCCAGGCACAGATCGCGCTGTTCTACTGGATGCGGCTCGGAGCCGGCGTCACCGTGGCGGCGGGGGTGCTGCTCTACCTCTACGCCATCTTCGGCCCGGCGCGCGAGGAACGGCCGGCCTCGATCCCGACCAGCTACCAGCCGGCCGAGTGA
- a CDS encoding CbbQ/NirQ/NorQ/GpvN family protein: protein MPDSAVPILPPLPFYQPIADECTLFEHAFQHRLPLLLKGPTGCGKTRFVAHMAAKLGRPLYTVSCHDDLTAADLTGRYLLKGGDTVWADGPLTRAVREGAICYLDEVVEARKDVTVVLHPLTDDRRILPLDRTGETLEAPPDFMLVVSYNPGYQNVLKALKPSTRQRFLAVEFDFPDPEREIPIVATESGLPANRVAPLVRLANALRALKGQDLEEGVSTRLLIYCATLIRSGMKPERAIRAALIEPLTDDPDIRAGLLRVAEVTLG, encoded by the coding sequence ATGCCCGACAGCGCCGTCCCCATCCTTCCGCCCCTTCCGTTCTACCAGCCGATCGCCGATGAATGCACGTTGTTCGAACATGCCTTCCAGCACCGTCTGCCGTTGCTGCTGAAGGGGCCGACCGGGTGCGGCAAGACCCGCTTCGTCGCGCATATGGCGGCGAAGCTGGGCCGACCGCTCTACACCGTCTCCTGCCATGACGACCTGACCGCCGCCGACCTGACCGGCCGCTATCTGCTGAAGGGCGGCGACACGGTGTGGGCGGACGGGCCGCTGACCCGCGCGGTGCGCGAGGGCGCCATCTGCTATCTGGACGAGGTGGTGGAGGCGCGCAAGGACGTCACCGTGGTGCTGCATCCACTGACCGACGACCGCCGCATCCTGCCGCTCGACCGCACCGGCGAGACACTGGAGGCCCCGCCGGACTTCATGCTGGTCGTGTCCTACAATCCCGGCTACCAGAATGTCCTGAAGGCACTGAAGCCCAGCACCCGCCAGCGCTTCCTGGCCGTCGAGTTCGATTTCCCCGACCCTGAGCGCGAGATCCCCATCGTCGCGACCGAAAGCGGCCTGCCTGCGAACCGCGTCGCACCGCTGGTCCGCCTCGCCAATGCGCTGCGTGCGCTGAAGGGGCAGGATCTGGAGGAGGGCGTATCGACCCGTCTGCTGATTTACTGCGCCACGCTGATCCGCTCCGGCATGAAGCCGGAACGCGCCATCCGCGCCGCGCTGATCGAACCGCTGACCGACGACCCGGACATCCGTGCCGGCCTGCTGCGCGTGGCCGAGGTCACGCTGGGATAA
- a CDS encoding nitric oxide reductase activation protein NorD has product MLEFFEPEETVGRLWHHLIGGRSSYPHHPDAAVTLEAVRPRLAVFFRALGGDRGVRLAAGSAAVSGHRLPLLDRIGLGAERVERAALDGDVLQLPAAIDLFPDRALNECLYEWLAAYFAHAMAVSLPADPLQADVAALRSAAATTARVLTGWPGLARPYEELARAAAGLRPSRRLPPVEAAVERAAMTLLGSGAALGDAVRMLAPTVPLSSFTAPHGYARLLPVPLWGLVTLSAGRESAAADSPGEGGRAAEGDRRRRAATRRQTDQIRRNDPLILNRFEKMLSLAEALNIPRAVDDDDAENARKAADDLDEIAVGAHRRRASTTLKLDLDLAPPSVDATPLSATLTYPEWDHRQQAHLPHHCRVIAETAPADGDIWQPDAAAMRRIRQVRRQFEALRPRRMLFTGQADGDELDLAALVRSRADFQAGSAGSDRVHQQARNAARDLAVAVLVDGSLSTDGWIDGRRVLDVEKEALLALTHGLTACGDDHALYAFTSRRRDWVRVQTLKGFDEPLGDRVIRRIGALKPGYYTRMGAAIRHTAAQLAGRPNRHRLLVLLTDGKPNDVDHYEGRYGIEDTRQAIREARRGGLAVFAITVDAEARDYVPYLFGRGAYAIFPQVSHLTKALPALYRQVACAA; this is encoded by the coding sequence ATGCTGGAGTTCTTCGAGCCGGAAGAGACCGTCGGCCGCCTGTGGCACCACCTGATCGGCGGGCGGTCGAGCTACCCGCATCATCCCGACGCCGCGGTGACGCTGGAGGCAGTGCGGCCGCGGCTGGCGGTGTTCTTCCGGGCGCTCGGCGGCGACCGCGGGGTCAGGCTGGCGGCGGGAAGCGCGGCAGTGTCCGGACACCGGTTGCCGCTGCTCGACCGTATCGGGCTGGGCGCCGAGCGGGTGGAGCGGGCGGCGTTGGATGGTGACGTGCTCCAGTTGCCGGCGGCGATCGACCTGTTTCCCGACCGGGCGCTGAACGAATGTTTGTACGAATGGCTGGCCGCCTATTTCGCGCATGCCATGGCCGTGTCGCTTCCCGCGGATCCGTTGCAGGCCGATGTTGCCGCTCTGCGCAGTGCCGCCGCCACCACCGCGCGGGTGCTGACCGGTTGGCCCGGCCTCGCCCGTCCGTATGAGGAGTTGGCGCGCGCCGCTGCCGGCCTCCGCCCGTCCCGCCGCCTGCCGCCGGTCGAGGCCGCCGTCGAGCGTGCCGCCATGACCCTGCTGGGATCGGGCGCCGCGCTCGGCGATGCGGTGCGGATGCTGGCCCCGACCGTACCGCTGTCGAGCTTCACGGCACCCCATGGCTACGCAAGGCTGCTGCCGGTGCCACTGTGGGGGCTGGTGACGCTGTCCGCCGGCCGGGAGTCCGCCGCCGCCGACAGCCCCGGCGAGGGCGGGCGGGCGGCAGAAGGCGACCGCCGCCGACGTGCCGCGACCCGGCGGCAGACCGACCAGATCCGGCGCAACGATCCGCTGATCCTGAACCGCTTCGAAAAGATGCTGAGCCTTGCCGAGGCACTGAACATCCCGCGCGCGGTCGATGACGACGATGCGGAGAATGCCCGGAAGGCCGCCGACGATCTGGACGAGATCGCGGTCGGCGCGCACCGCCGCCGGGCCTCCACCACGCTGAAGCTCGACCTCGACCTGGCGCCGCCGTCCGTAGATGCAACGCCGCTGTCAGCCACCCTGACCTATCCGGAGTGGGACCATCGCCAGCAGGCGCACCTTCCCCACCATTGCCGGGTGATCGCCGAAACGGCCCCGGCGGATGGCGACATCTGGCAGCCGGATGCCGCGGCCATGCGGCGCATCCGGCAGGTCCGCCGCCAGTTCGAGGCGCTGCGGCCGCGGCGCATGCTGTTCACCGGTCAGGCCGACGGTGACGAGCTGGATTTGGCGGCGCTGGTGCGCAGCCGGGCCGATTTCCAGGCGGGAAGCGCCGGCAGCGACCGTGTGCACCAGCAGGCGCGCAACGCCGCCCGCGATCTGGCGGTGGCGGTGCTGGTCGACGGGTCGCTGTCGACCGACGGCTGGATCGACGGCAGGCGCGTGCTGGACGTGGAAAAGGAGGCGTTGCTGGCCCTGACCCATGGGTTGACCGCGTGCGGAGACGACCACGCGCTCTATGCCTTCACCTCGCGCCGCCGGGATTGGGTGCGGGTGCAGACGCTGAAGGGGTTCGACGAGCCGCTGGGCGACAGGGTCATCCGCCGCATCGGCGCGCTGAAGCCTGGGTATTACACCCGCATGGGAGCCGCGATCCGCCACACGGCGGCGCAACTCGCCGGCCGGCCGAACCGCCATCGGCTGCTGGTGCTGCTGACCGACGGCAAGCCGAACGACGTCGACCATTACGAGGGTCGTTATGGCATCGAGGACACGAGGCAGGCGATCCGTGAGGCGCGGCGCGGCGGGCTGGCGGTCTTCGCCATCACCGTCGATGCCGAGGCCCGCGATTACGTGCCCTATCTGTTCGGACGCGGCGCCTATGCCATATTCCCGCAGGTGTCCCACCTGACCAAGGCGTTGCCGGCATTGTACCGGCAGGTCGCCTGCGCTGCCTGA
- the mog gene encoding molybdopterin adenylyltransferase translates to MIQPATETTTPVRIGIVTVSDRASRGIYEDKGGPAIREELTRIVASPWEAEARVIPDELDLIAATLTELCDVAGCALVVTTGGTGPAPRDVTPEATEQVCDKMMPGFGELMRSVSLRVVPTAILSRQTAGIRGRSLIVNLPGKPSAIHDCLMAVFPAIPYCLDLIGAGRIETDSTVCAAFRPKS, encoded by the coding sequence ATGATCCAACCCGCCACCGAAACGACCACTCCGGTGCGGATCGGTATCGTCACCGTATCCGACCGCGCCAGCCGCGGCATCTACGAGGACAAGGGCGGTCCGGCGATCCGCGAGGAGTTGACACGCATCGTCGCCTCGCCCTGGGAGGCGGAAGCGCGGGTGATCCCGGACGAACTCGACCTGATCGCTGCCACCCTGACCGAACTGTGCGACGTGGCCGGCTGCGCTCTGGTGGTCACCACCGGCGGTACCGGCCCGGCCCCCCGTGACGTAACGCCGGAAGCGACGGAGCAGGTCTGCGACAAGATGATGCCGGGATTCGGCGAACTGATGCGGTCGGTCAGCCTGCGTGTCGTACCGACGGCGATCCTGTCGCGCCAGACCGCCGGCATCCGCGGCCGCAGCCTCATCGTCAATCTGCCGGGCAAGCCATCAGCCATCCATGACTGCCTGATGGCGGTGTTCCCGGCGATCCCCTATTGCCTCGATCTGATCGGCGCCGGACGGATCGAAACCGATTCAACGGTATGTGCCGCTTTTCGCCCGAAATCCTGA
- a CDS encoding TRAP transporter large permease has translation MILLAATFFVLMALGTPIAFAIGIAGFTFFLTNGIIPMSIGVQQVATASQSFPLLAVPFFVLAGHMMNRTGITQRLIGCSNVLVSWMSGGLAQVCIVLSTLMGGVSGSAVADAAMEARILGPDLIRSGYSKGFTSAVIAVGSLITATIPPSLGLILYGFVGNVSIGRLFLAGIVPGFLMMAVLMATVWWIARRRGYRAGSTQRPTAKAVWAAVVDAKWALLFPVALLVAIRGGLFTPSEVGAFAVIYAGVIGFFVHKELTLRDMTEALVEAITDTGLIMLIILFSGMVGYAIVFEQAPQSIAAAMTDLTREPVLVVGLILIFLFIAGLFIESTVLVLLLTPIFLPIVTPLGIDPVHFGILMMTIVTLGSMTPPVGVAMYTVCSLLDCPIEEYIVESLPFVLAVIGLVLVLLFWPGLVLFMPNALM, from the coding sequence GTGATCCTGCTCGCCGCCACCTTTTTCGTCCTGATGGCGCTCGGCACCCCGATCGCATTCGCCATCGGCATCGCCGGCTTCACCTTCTTCCTGACCAACGGAATCATCCCGATGTCCATCGGGGTGCAGCAGGTCGCCACAGCATCCCAGAGCTTTCCACTGCTGGCCGTTCCCTTCTTCGTGCTTGCCGGGCACATGATGAACCGGACCGGCATCACCCAGCGGCTGATCGGCTGTTCCAATGTGCTGGTGTCGTGGATGTCCGGCGGACTGGCGCAGGTCTGCATCGTGCTGTCCACGCTGATGGGCGGCGTGTCCGGCTCTGCCGTCGCCGATGCGGCGATGGAGGCGCGCATCCTCGGGCCCGACCTGATCCGCAGCGGCTATTCCAAGGGCTTCACGTCTGCCGTCATCGCAGTCGGCTCGCTTATCACCGCGACCATCCCGCCCAGCCTCGGGCTGATCCTGTATGGCTTCGTCGGCAACGTGTCGATCGGGAGGCTGTTCCTGGCCGGCATCGTCCCCGGTTTCCTGATGATGGCCGTGCTGATGGCCACCGTCTGGTGGATCGCGCGCCGCCGCGGCTATCGGGCCGGCTCCACCCAGCGGCCGACGGCCAAGGCGGTATGGGCAGCGGTGGTCGACGCCAAGTGGGCGCTGCTGTTTCCGGTCGCCCTGCTGGTGGCCATCCGCGGCGGCCTGTTCACCCCGTCGGAGGTCGGCGCCTTCGCCGTGATCTATGCCGGCGTGATCGGTTTCTTCGTCCACAAGGAACTGACCCTGCGCGACATGACCGAGGCGCTGGTGGAGGCCATCACCGACACCGGGCTGATCATGTTGATCATCCTGTTTTCCGGCATGGTGGGCTACGCCATCGTGTTCGAACAGGCGCCGCAGAGCATCGCCGCCGCCATGACCGACCTTACGCGTGAGCCGGTGCTGGTCGTGGGGCTGATTCTGATCTTCCTGTTCATCGCCGGCCTGTTCATCGAAAGCACCGTTCTGGTGCTGCTGCTGACGCCGATCTTCCTGCCGATCGTCACCCCGCTGGGCATCGATCCGGTGCATTTCGGCATCCTGATGATGACCATCGTCACGCTGGGGTCGATGACCCCGCCGGTCGGTGTGGCGATGTATACGGTGTGCAGTCTGCTCGACTGCCCGATCGAGGAGTACATCGTCGAATCCCTGCCTTTCGTCCTGGCAGTGATCGGGCTGGTCTTGGTGCTGCTGTTCTGGCCGGGACTGGTGCTGTTCATGCCCAACGCGCTCATGTGA
- a CDS encoding TRAP transporter small permease, which produces MKSLYVKAEAVLATTLLAVIVLLVFAAGITRWFGYPLVWSVDVAQLLFAWASFLGADLALRKHAHIGIDYLVKRLPARPRAILDIVLALGVLAFLLTMTVKGYQLTMLNLERQFGDSGISYAFVTAAVPVGCLLLSVTLLGQTLAAISRLRSTPRPIFTAPAAEEVMP; this is translated from the coding sequence ATGAAATCCCTCTACGTCAAGGCGGAGGCGGTGTTGGCGACGACGTTGCTCGCCGTCATCGTCCTGCTGGTCTTCGCCGCCGGCATCACCCGCTGGTTCGGCTACCCCCTGGTCTGGTCGGTGGACGTCGCCCAGTTGCTGTTCGCCTGGGCAAGCTTCCTAGGCGCCGATCTGGCGCTGCGCAAGCACGCCCATATCGGCATCGACTATCTCGTCAAGCGGCTGCCGGCCCGTCCGCGCGCCATCCTGGACATTGTTCTGGCCCTGGGGGTTCTGGCCTTCCTGCTGACGATGACGGTCAAGGGCTACCAGCTGACCATGCTGAACCTGGAGCGCCAGTTCGGCGACAGCGGCATCAGCTATGCCTTCGTTACGGCGGCGGTGCCGGTCGGTTGTCTGCTGCTGTCCGTCACCCTGCTTGGGCAGACCCTGGCCGCCATTAGCAGGCTGCGCAGCACCCCGCGCCCGATCTTCACCGCCCCCGCCGCCGAAGAGGTGATGCCGTGA
- a CDS encoding C4-dicarboxylate TRAP transporter substrate-binding protein has translation MFVMANAVRAALFGALVSLVSVGASAADYTLSVNTALTQQDPLYKGLEEFKANVEKRSAGKMSVRLFPASQLGKDEDLLEQARAGAPVAVVVDGGRLAVFVKEFGVLGAPYIAQGYQGIRKVVTSPMFEEWAQKLRKASGHQVLSFNWWQGERHMLTNKPVTTPADLAGVRVRTPGAPVWMETIRAMGATPTPLPWSEVYTAMQQQVIDGAEAQDPAIYGARLYEVAKYLTKTGHINLITGIVTSAAWFDGLPKDMQALLREEALKAGDKASKGTEDSLADFEKQMKDKGMQVVDIDVTPFRTATASVYEKLGYGELQKQVETLLKQ, from the coding sequence ATGTTTGTCATGGCGAACGCCGTGCGTGCGGCACTGTTCGGTGCATTGGTGTCCCTGGTTTCGGTCGGCGCGTCCGCAGCCGACTACACGTTGAGCGTCAATACGGCGCTGACACAGCAGGATCCGCTCTATAAGGGGCTTGAGGAGTTCAAGGCCAATGTGGAGAAGCGGTCGGCTGGCAAGATGAGCGTCCGCTTGTTTCCCGCCTCGCAGTTGGGCAAGGACGAGGATCTGCTGGAACAGGCCCGCGCCGGCGCGCCCGTCGCGGTGGTGGTGGATGGTGGCCGGCTGGCCGTGTTCGTGAAGGAGTTCGGCGTGCTTGGGGCGCCCTACATCGCCCAGGGCTACCAAGGCATCCGCAAGGTCGTGACCTCGCCGATGTTCGAGGAATGGGCGCAGAAGCTGCGCAAGGCGTCGGGCCATCAGGTGCTGTCCTTCAACTGGTGGCAGGGCGAACGGCACATGCTGACCAACAAGCCGGTGACGACGCCGGCCGATCTCGCCGGCGTGCGCGTCCGCACGCCCGGTGCGCCGGTCTGGATGGAGACGATCCGCGCCATGGGCGCCACCCCCACTCCCCTGCCCTGGTCGGAGGTCTACACCGCCATGCAGCAGCAGGTGATCGACGGTGCGGAGGCTCAGGATCCGGCCATCTACGGGGCGCGCCTGTACGAGGTGGCTAAATATCTGACCAAGACCGGCCATATCAACCTGATCACCGGCATCGTCACCAGTGCCGCCTGGTTCGACGGCCTGCCGAAGGACATGCAGGCACTGCTGCGCGAAGAGGCTCTGAAGGCTGGCGACAAAGCGTCGAAGGGAACCGAGGATTCGCTCGCCGACTTCGAAAAGCAGATGAAGGACAAGGGTATGCAGGTCGTCGACATCGACGTGACTCCCTTCCGCACCGCGACGGCATCGGTCTATGAGAAGCTAGGCTATGGCGAGTTGCAGAAGCAGGTCGAAACGCTTCTGAAGCAGTGA